In a single window of the Thamnophis elegans isolate rThaEle1 chromosome 8, rThaEle1.pri, whole genome shotgun sequence genome:
- the LOC116512414 gene encoding uncharacterized protein K02A2.6-like — MAKLTSHYAPSLSKIARRHAFHQRSQAEGESVSAYVAALRSANATQDLSCHQLQKKIQITVTVEGKPCEMELDTGSATSIVSWSTIKRLLPQLSKRQIQDCNLTLRDYQGNLIPVIGTRKVRVQFKGFDGRLPLIIVEGRLPSLLGLDWFQSLGLQISGIHHLSKSALDCLVAEFPAVFDGSLGKYTGTPVSFNLDPSVQPVRMKPRRVPIALKPKVDAELDRLVAQGVLEPVDHARWETPIVLPIKPDGSVRICADYRCSINRALPSKAYPVPVVQHLLHTLGEGTVFAKLDLAQAYQQLVVDDEAAEAQTIITHRGAFRCHRLQFGVSIAPGLFQSLMERLLQGLRGVVPYFDDVLVSATSMDELMARLRLVLQRFQQVGLKVKRDKCQVAVAQIEFLGFLIDGSGIHPTAAKTKAIVEAPAPTNRAELQAFLGLLNFYAVFLPHKASVAEPLHRLLDSGAPWVWGRREASAFLAVKQLLISNDVLVQYSEHLPLVLACDASPYGVGAVLCHQLPSGAEVPVAYFSCTLSASERNYAQIDKEALAIVAGVCRFHHYLYGRPFQIVTDHKPLLGLLAGDRPAPQVLSPRMTRWFVFLASYDYQLHHRPGKQIAHADALSRCPLPEALEDPAAAAPVFLIDDLNLPLSAADIARVSTRDQVISPVLDWVKRGWPKDPVDPVFLPFKSRLAELSVQHGCLLWGHRVVVPASLRTTVLRQLHHAHPGIVRMKALGRSYVWWPKLDQDIADHVAGCPQCQGAQALLPKAEPRTWEPPSTPWSRIHVDFAGPIHGRMLFIAVDAFSKWVEVVHMSSTTADALIATLRRLFATHGLPDVLVSDNGPQLTATKFEAFLASLGI, encoded by the exons ATGGCAAAGCTGACAAGCCATTACGCTCCGTCTCTGTCCAAGATAGCCCGCCGGCATGCGTTTCACCAGAGGAGCCAAGCTGAGGGGGAGTCCGTCAGCGCCTACGTTGCAGCGTTACGATCGGC AAATGCTACCCAGGATCTCTCCTGCCACCAGCTCCAGAAAAAGATACAGATAACGGTTACCGTGGAAGGGAAGCCCTGCGAGATGGAGTTAGACACCGGATCCGCAACTTCCATCGTGTCCTGGAGCACGATTAAGCGACTGCTGCCACAGCTGTCAAAACGCCAAATACAAGACTGTAATCTTACGTTAagagactatcagggcaacctgattccAGTAATTGGCACCCGCAAGGTCAGAGTGCAGTTCAAGGGGTTTGACGGCCGGTTACCCCTCATCATAGTAGAAGGGCGGTTGCCTAGCCTTCTCGGCCTCGACTGGTTCCAGTCCCTAGGCCTGCAGATCAGCGGAATCCACCATCTAAGCAAGTCAGCCCTTGATTGCCTAGTAGCCGAATTCCCTGCGGTGTTTGATGGCTCACTAGGCAAATACACCGGCACACCCGTGTCTTTTAACCTCGACCCGTCAGTACAGCCGGTGCGAATGAAGCCTCGCCGAGTACCCATCGCACTCAAACCAAAAGTGGACGCCGAGTTGGACAGGCTGGTGGCTCAAGGTGTCCTAGAGCCAGTGGACCATGCCCGGTGGGAAACACCCATTGTGTTACCCATCAAGCCAGATGGCAGCGTAAGGATTTGCGCTGACTACCGCTGCTCGATCAACCGTGCCCTGCCTTCCAAAGCGTACCCAGTGCCAGTGGTCCAGCATTTGCTGCACACCTTGGGCGAGGGGACTGTTTTCGCGAAGCTCGACCTCGCCCAAGCTTATCAACAGCTGGTGGTGGACGATGAAGCAGCGGAAGCCCAGACAATCATCACACACCGGGGCGCTTTCCGTTGCCACAGATTGCAGTTTGGGGTCAGCATTGCCCCAGGACTGTTCCAGAGTttgatggagcggctgctccaaggactccgaggcgtcgtcccctattttgatgacgtcctCGTGTCAGCCACCTCCATGGACGAACTCATGGCCCGTTTGCGCTTAGTTCTCCAACGTTTCCAACAAGTGGGACTGAAGGTCAAGAGAGATAAGTGCCAGGTTGCGGTAGCACAGATAGAATTccttggtttcctcattgatggcAGTGGCATCCACCCCACGGCTGCCAAGACCAAAGCCATCGTGGAGGCTCCTGCCCCCACTAACAGAGCTGAGttacaggcctttttaggcctacTTAATTTTTACGCTGTATTTCTGCCCCACAAAGCATCAGTCGCAGAACCGCTCCATCGCCTCCTGGACTCAGGCGCCCCCTGGGTTTGGGGCCGCCGAGAGGCATCCGCTTTCCTAGCTGTCAAACAGCTTCTCATCTCCAACGATGTCCTAGTACAATACAGCGAGCACTTGCCTCTTGTGCTCGCTTGTGACGCTTCCCCCTATGGGGTGGGCGCCGTCCTTTGCCACCAGTTACCCAGCGGAGCAGAGGTGCCAGTTGCCTATTTTTCATGCACGCTCTCTGCCTCTGAACGTAACTATGCCCAAATTGATAAAGAGGCTCTTGCCATTGTGGCTGGGGTGTGCCGGTTCCACCATTACTTGTACGGCCGCCCATTTCAAATTGTCACCGATCACAAGCCCCTACTCGGGTTGCTGGCTGGAGATCGCCCTGCCCCTCAGGTTCTCTCCCCACGCATGACCCGCTGGTTTGTTTTCCTCGCGTCCTATGACTACCAGTTGCACCACCGGCCGGGAAAGCAGATCGCCCATGCCGacgccctcagccgttgccccctGCCAGAGGCCCTGGAAGACCCTGCTGCTGCCGCACCTGTGTTCCTTATAGACGACCTCAACCTTCCACTCTCTGCCGCCGACATCGCCCGGGTGTCCACAAGGGATCAGGTAATATCCCCGGTACTAGACTGGGTTAAGCGAGGGTGGCCGAAAGACCCCGTAGACCCCGTTTTCCTTCCCTTCAAATCACGCCTGGCGGAGCTATCCGTTCAGCACGGCTGCTTACTGTGGGGCCATAGGGTAGTTGTACcggcctcactgaggactaccgtcCTGCGGCAACTGCATCACGCTCACCCCGGAATTGTTAGGATGAAGGCCCTAGGTAGGAGCTACGTTTGGTGGCCCAAGCTTGACCAAGACATAGCCGACCATGTCGCCGGCTGCCCGCAATGCCAGGGTGCCCAGGCACTGCTGCCTAAAGCCGAGCCGCGAACGTGGGAGCCGCCATCCACTCCATGGTCCCGGATCCACGTTGACTTTGCAGGCCCCATTCACGGCCGTATGCTCTTCATTGCTGTGGACGCCTTCTCAAAATGGGTCGAGGTCGTCCACATGTCTTCCACCACAGCAGACGCACTAATCGCGACCCTGCGCCGCCTTTTTGCAACCCATGGCCTACCCGATGTGTTGGTGTCCGATAACGGGCCTCAACTAACAGCTACCAAGTTTGAGGCGTTCCTTGCTTCCCTGGGCATCTGA